ATACTATAGTAGGTAGAATGACCTTATATCTGTGTCTTTCAGCcccatcatgtacatattaacCAAGTCCCACAGCAGAACCCACTATAGCAACtcacctgcagagatattaaaccAGTTCTTCAATTAAACCCTCTATGAGCAACACAACACAGTTTTACCCAACCCTgttctgcacttgcagatgttcATCAGCCCCAGCGGTATTATTTAGATACACACAAACGCACATCCCTTCACACAATTGGTCAGTCACCTTAAgcagaatgaggcacaggagacCCTCccttcaatattcaccatagttattcaattaaaaacacagagacatgttTATGGGAAACCTGTTGGTGGGAACAGgagatttattgatttaaatatgcAATTATTGTTGGGCATCAACAATAATCAACAgctgatgatccagaggaaggcaaaaaaccccagcaCTTGGCCAATTTGAACTgagggtaaaaattccttcctgactccttcaaacggcagtcggtttataccctggatcatggctagacacagacacacacaaacatagacaaacactcacagacacacatagacacacacaaacacacagatatgCACAAACAGCCACAGAAGGCATGCAAGGAGCAGGGTTGCGTTGGTGGCAGCAGAACTGTCTGAAGAGTCTTCTGGTGGAACactgaaaagaaaaagtttagaaatgattaaaataagaattaattacagactaatacttgtttttttattatataaaaggcTCATTCTCAGCTACCTGGCATGgcaccttttatttttatattgatcacCTGGTGCCAGTCTTGCTTCCAGTGAGAAACCCATTCCCAAAGGTGGATATGTGAGCCAATGCTACAGCAGTCCTATCAGAGTTACCTACCTCCCCCCTTATTGGCCTACTAGAGAACCAGAACTGATATCTGTAGTCTTGGCTGGATTCTTACCCAGAGTACCTGGCACAACCTAAAGGCACCCCTACACCGGCCTAGCAGTTACGCACCATGACCGATCAGCACGTGAGTGTAGAAGGAGCCATACCCACTGTGGCCGCCATTCTTTTATTCTACTAATTTGGGCAGCCCATATGATAGGAACAGAAGGAGGTGAAATAGAGTTGCACTGGCCAACATGGGGCATCTGCAGATAATAAGCAATAGCCCATAATTAGATACATTACCTAAATCCTCTGTAGTCCTTCCTTGGCCGCTTCCTTGGAGGAGCTTCTTCTCCATCCGCTCCCTCTTCTTTATTCTCCGCTGCTGGAGCTTCCTCTTCATTCCTTTTCCTCTTCATTCTTACCTGTTCTTTCACTGCAGGAGATTGCTCCTCCATCTTCTCCTGTTGCTCCTCTTGCTGTTCTTTTCCGGGAgctgcttcttcctcctcttctttttcttttgctcCTTCTTCTTTCCCCTGTGAGGCAAGGGCTccctcttctgctgctgcagtgGCTCCATCCTCCTTTTCTTTAGCTGCAGGAGTTTGTTTGTGCGTGTGTTTCTTACTAGGtttgaagggaagaaaatgtcAAATATTGAGTCATTATTGTCATatgtttccaaagtattgcaactacaattctgatcactggaGGATTAAAATAGCCAGATAGACTTGTACCTAAGTAATAACATTGTACCTTctacacacctgtccctactgtaacacattgggcagttactgagctaAGTAAGTTCCATGCTGGGTTTCATGCGGAGATAGGTGCTatggttgtagggacctaaaaaagttccactagtttctgtgctatttattattagtatggccaaagcacccagagctatgagaaaacatctattttttgaatatgttatgTGCCAGTAACTGTAATTGAAAGTGGTAATTGCAAAGTACATACCGAGCAGCTTCCCGCAGCTTCTGCTCCCTCAAGAGCTCGATTTCAAACTggcaaaaatgatgtttgatggtCTGTGAGCACAGGGGAGGCAcgaggataggagcaaaggggaaagaaaggagacaattagAATTAtggctgtatatgtgctgctaatagtaccttttaaacacccaagaaaagcatcagggacagtgatcccaggtgaacttacattctccagccTCTGATACTCATATTTCTGCCTCCGGTTTTGCAGTCGTGTTGGATGaccctgtggaagaagagagtcagTGTTAAGCACTTCTTTGTACAAATGCCATTATTGTGCCCA
The sequence above is a segment of the Xenopus laevis strain J_2021 chromosome 8L, Xenopus_laevis_v10.1, whole genome shotgun sequence genome. Coding sequences within it:
- the LOC121396980 gene encoding putative uncharacterized protein DDB_G0287113; the encoded protein is MEKSLRNPSLKTLYSVLKNFREEYTDFEALASYYEDHYWVQYSKNFNIKHFLLTCIEDPRMRAKENIAQYSLMLDSLEVLKRERASLKNAKLPPGHPTRLQNRRQKYEYQRLENTIKHHFCQFEIELLREQKLREAARKKHTHKQTPAAKEKEDGATAAAEEGALASQGKEEGAKEKEEEEEAAPGKEQQEEQQEKMEEQSPAVKEQVRMKRKRNEEEAPAAENKEEGADGEEAPPRKRPRKDYRGFSVPPEDSSDSSAATNATLLLACLLWLFVHICVFVCVYVCL